ATACAAAACCGAAAAAAACTATGGATAAAATCTCAGAAATATGGGATATCTGCGAAAGATAGGCTGTTTATATCAATCGTCTTTAAAAAATCCGGACCCTAAGTATATAGTATACAATAAAAAGTCAAGAAATTTATGCCCTACCGAGTAACCTTGCTCTTCGGCAAAGCGTCGGAGGAACAATCCGATCAAGGTGCGGCGGTGAACCATTATCGACCACATGGCATCAGTCGGGTTGAAACCGGTCAGATTCTGGCCCGGCTTGAGCCCCTGCCGGGATCTTCGGAAACCTCAGACATGCCCACCGGGGTTGATTTTTTTTCGATAAAAGACCAAACCGTTATCGAAAATCCGACAATTGAACTCCGTGAAGATGGACCGCTGACTTACGTCGTCAGCCGAGGCACCGGCTTTGCGGCTCTGAGCGGCGAAAAGATCGTGGTTTCTCCCTTCCTGACCATCCCCGGCGATATTAATTTTCACACCGGCAACCTGATCTGCCCCGGAGATCTGGTGATTGAGGGCTCCATCATGAGCGGCTTTAAGGTCACGGCTGAAAATCTGACCGTTTACGGCAGCATTGAAAACGCGACCGTCAAGGCCCGGGGCAACCTGATCTGCCGGGGCGGAATCGTCGGCTGCCAAGATCAACCGTTACTCTGTGGCGCCAACCTCTGGTGTAAATATCTTGAAAACTCCACGATTGAAGTAAAAAACAATATTTTTATCGCCCGCTCAAGTCTGCACAGCAACATGAAAGCCGGAGGCGATATCGTTCTTTGTCAGAACTCGGCGATCCTGGTCGGGGGCCAATGTGAAGCCGGCAGATCCATTTATTGCGGCGTTTCCGGAGCCAAATGGGAAACCCCGACAGAACTCATCCTGGGTCGGGAACCTTTTCTTGCAAAAAGAGCTCACCTTATCCAACATAAACTGCACAAACTGGAAAAGGAACTGCAAGAGCTAAATCAACGTATCGAGCAAATCAACCTGTTTATGCAGCTTGATGCCCCCGCGGCCGATGAGCAGCCCCGGCAACTGCAAGAGGAAAGAGAACTACTTGAAAACAAAAGGAAATTCATCGAAAACAAACAACGAACCATAACTTTTCAGCTTCAGGATCTGCAAAGGAAAATCAAGGCTTACGAACAGCTTCATGATAACAGCGCGCTTACGGTAACCAATCAGGTTTTCAGAGGCGTCAATCTTACCATTAAGGAATGCCGGTACCATGTCGAAGCTGAAACCAAGGCGGCAACCTATCGGGAAAAAAGAGGTATAATCGTAAACTCCGCCCTTAACGGCACAGATTAACCCCTTAAAATTCAGGTTGCCTGAAATAGACGACCTGTAAATGAAATGATTAAATCATGGATATAGCTACCATTCTGGGTATACTTTCTGGTTTTGGGTTGGTCCTCGGCGCGATTATGATGGGCAGCGGACTGAGAACCTTTATCGACATTCCTTCCGTGTTGATTGTTCTCGGCGGCTCTATCGCCGCCCTACTTATCGCTTTCCCCCTGAATACGGTTATCGGTTCCATCAAGATTGCCTTGAAAGCTTTTTTCAGTCCCAAGCAATCACCAGAGGCGGTTATTGAGCGGGTGGTTGAACTTGCCATCAAGGCCCGCAAAGAAAGCATTATCGCCCTGGAAAAAGAAGAAATCGATGATCCTTTTCTGGCCAAGGGGGTGCGCCTGGTGGTCGATGGTACAGCCCCCAGTCTGGTCAGCTCGATTCTACGCACCGAAATCGGTTTCATGAAACAACGCCATTTTTCCGGCCAAGCGGTCTTTAAATTTCTGGGGGCCATGGGTCCGGCCTACGGCATGATCGGCACCTTGATCGGGCTGGTGCAGATGCTGCAGAGTCTGGATGATCCCAGTTCAATCGGACCGGCAATGGCAGTTGCTTTGCTGACAACCTTCTACGGCGCCTTGCTGGCCAATATCATTGCTTTGCCGATTGCGGAAAAACTGGCCGGCAAATCCGGAGATGAAGTATTGATGATGGAAGTCACCATTCAGGGGGTCATGGCGATTCTTGAGGGCGACAATCCGATCGTGGTGCGCAGTAAACTTGAGGCTTTTCTGTCCCCGAGCCAGCGCCAACCGCTTGACAATTAAAAAACGTAACCTTCGAGTACCCAACTAAAACGCTGGTTACTTTCACATCGATGACCGGAAAAGATCGTTATGACAGATGACCCCCAAGACACTCAGCAGCCCCCCGAAACCTGCGACTGCCCCCCTGGCGAGGCTGGAGCGCCGGCCTGGATGGCAACCTTCGCCGATCTGGCAACCCTGCTGATGACCTTCTTTGTCCTGCTCCTCTCTTTTGCCAACCTGGATATTGTTAAATTCAGAATGATGACGGGATCGGTCAAGAACGCCTTCGGGACACAAATCGAAAGGGCGGGAAATTACGATGAACGTTCCGAACTGCCGGTAACCATTCAGCTTTCCGATGAAGAGAATCGCACCATCGACATGATGCAAATGGGGGAACAATTCAGAAAAACCATTGAAGAACATGAACTTGAGGATAAAACGGAAATCAAGGTCAATGATGACGGCGTCACCCTGACGGTGGATGGCACCTTCATGTTTGACGGCGGTTCAGCTGAGCTGAAACCTGAAGTGGTTAAATTTCTCGGGGAAATCGCCAAAATCATCGAGGAACACGATTATCCTCTCGCCATTGAAGGTCACTCTGACAATATCCCGATTAAATCCAATATTTATCCTTCCAACTGGGAACTTTCTTCTTCCCGGGCAACGGCGGTACTCCGCCATCTGATTGAGAGACACCGCGTGCCGGCAAAAAGATTGATGGCCGTGGGCTATGCGGACACGCGC
Above is a window of Pseudomonadota bacterium DNA encoding:
- a CDS encoding flagellar motor protein MotB translates to MTDDPQDTQQPPETCDCPPGEAGAPAWMATFADLATLLMTFFVLLLSFANLDIVKFRMMTGSVKNAFGTQIERAGNYDERSELPVTIQLSDEENRTIDMMQMGEQFRKTIEEHELEDKTEIKVNDDGVTLTVDGTFMFDGGSAELKPEVVKFLGEIAKIIEEHDYPLAIEGHSDNIPIKSNIYPSNWELSSSRATAVLRHLIERHRVPAKRLMAVGYADTRPLVANTSPENRAKNRRVEFHFKKNSAE
- a CDS encoding motility protein A (Homolog of MotA, appears to be involved in motility on surfaces and under different ionic conditions. With MotS (a MotB homolog) forms the ion channels that couple flagellar rotation to proton/sodium motive force across the membrane and forms the stator elements of the rotary flagellar machine.), coding for MDIATILGILSGFGLVLGAIMMGSGLRTFIDIPSVLIVLGGSIAALLIAFPLNTVIGSIKIALKAFFSPKQSPEAVIERVVELAIKARKESIIALEKEEIDDPFLAKGVRLVVDGTAPSLVSSILRTEIGFMKQRHFSGQAVFKFLGAMGPAYGMIGTLIGLVQMLQSLDDPSSIGPAMAVALLTTFYGALLANIIALPIAEKLAGKSGDEVLMMEVTIQGVMAILEGDNPIVVRSKLEAFLSPSQRQPLDN
- a CDS encoding DUF342 domain-containing protein, translated to MPYRVTLLFGKASEEQSDQGAAVNHYRPHGISRVETGQILARLEPLPGSSETSDMPTGVDFFSIKDQTVIENPTIELREDGPLTYVVSRGTGFAALSGEKIVVSPFLTIPGDINFHTGNLICPGDLVIEGSIMSGFKVTAENLTVYGSIENATVKARGNLICRGGIVGCQDQPLLCGANLWCKYLENSTIEVKNNIFIARSSLHSNMKAGGDIVLCQNSAILVGGQCEAGRSIYCGVSGAKWETPTELILGREPFLAKRAHLIQHKLHKLEKELQELNQRIEQINLFMQLDAPAADEQPRQLQEERELLENKRKFIENKQRTITFQLQDLQRKIKAYEQLHDNSALTVTNQVFRGVNLTIKECRYHVEAETKAATYREKRGIIVNSALNGTD